One window of the Chloroflexota bacterium genome contains the following:
- a CDS encoding thiolase family protein, with product MDDSLRGAAAIVGIGELKPERTRPGRDAMSLLAEAAYLAIQDAGLTKRDIDGLIMEPELAVGGGGGFNAKMAEYMGIYPTWATGCDAQGAAGVAMALQAAAYVQAGLATYVLCGMGAAIDTGGRRRPAAPARTETATTEFSVPFGPTVAANGWYAMIAKRYEALYGTTVEKRAKICVDLRYNANHNPMAIWHDTPITVDDVVKSRIVADPLHLLECVMPCAGGCAFIVTRADIARGMRHKPAYILGGGLGILRGNLTHVGEITICPVGGAARQAFRMARVSPADVQVKEIYDSFTITVMCELEESGFCNKGEAGDWVQEHDLTFKGDHPLNTHGGQLSYGQASTAGGCAQVTEAVRQIRREAGEHQVPGPTDVVYVTGSGGAFSQQAAMVLGSEAAL from the coding sequence ATGGATGATTCCTTGCGAGGCGCCGCGGCCATCGTCGGAATCGGCGAGCTGAAGCCCGAGCGCACCCGACCGGGCCGCGACGCCATGAGCCTTCTCGCGGAGGCGGCGTATCTCGCGATTCAGGACGCCGGCCTGACGAAACGCGACATCGACGGACTCATCATGGAGCCGGAGCTCGCCGTTGGTGGCGGCGGAGGCTTCAACGCGAAGATGGCCGAATACATGGGCATCTATCCGACGTGGGCAACCGGGTGCGACGCCCAAGGGGCCGCCGGCGTGGCCATGGCGCTGCAAGCGGCCGCGTACGTGCAAGCCGGCCTCGCCACCTACGTGCTGTGCGGGATGGGCGCCGCGATCGACACGGGCGGCCGGCGCCGGCCCGCGGCGCCGGCGCGAACGGAGACGGCGACGACCGAGTTTTCCGTCCCGTTCGGCCCGACGGTCGCCGCGAACGGCTGGTACGCCATGATCGCCAAGCGCTATGAGGCGCTTTACGGAACGACCGTGGAGAAGCGCGCCAAGATCTGCGTGGACCTCCGGTACAACGCCAACCACAACCCCATGGCCATCTGGCACGACACACCCATCACCGTCGACGACGTGGTGAAATCGCGAATCGTCGCCGACCCGCTCCACCTGCTGGAGTGCGTCATGCCATGCGCTGGTGGATGCGCGTTCATCGTGACTCGGGCGGACATTGCCCGTGGCATGCGCCACAAGCCCGCGTACATTCTCGGCGGCGGACTCGGCATCCTCCGCGGCAACCTCACGCACGTCGGCGAGATCACGATCTGTCCCGTCGGCGGCGCCGCCCGCCAGGCGTTTCGCATGGCGCGCGTGAGTCCTGCCGACGTGCAGGTCAAGGAGATCTACGATTCCTTCACCATCACCGTGATGTGCGAGCTGGAGGAGTCCGGATTCTGCAACAAGGGGGAGGCCGGCGACTGGGTTCAGGAACACGACCTCACGTTCAAGGGGGACCATCCGCTCAACACCCACGGCGGGCAACTCTCGTATGGCCAGGCCTCGACCGCGGGCGGATGCGCCCAGGTGACCGAGGCTGTACGCCAGATTCGGCGCGAGGCGGGCGAGCATCAGGTCCCCGGGCCGACCGACGTGGTGTACGTCACCGGATCAGGCGGGGCCTTTTCCCAGCAGGCTGCGATGGTGCTGGGGAGCGAGGCAGCGCTGTGA
- a CDS encoding fumarylacetoacetate hydrolase family protein: MKLLFFDDYKLGVLDGETVVDVSSVVQAIPHVGPHGLINGLIERFGDYRPALESAVRSGTGVPIGSVRIRPPLPKPYNVVCMAVNYMEDGTRDAPAPINAFLKTPNAIIGDGDTMVLPDVPATIFEGEAEIALVIGRRASQVPASDAMGYIFGYFNFVDGSARGLPPEGNTFYLMKSRDTFAPIGPYLVTADEIADPHALQVRLWNNGVLMQDYNTSDMAHKIPRCIEWITHTHTLEPGDVISLGTNHRGLNPFMDGDVVEVETEGLGRLHFRIRDDLERTWARETRLQRQEKGLKGTTPQLTGKYAAS, translated from the coding sequence GTGAAGCTGCTGTTCTTCGACGACTACAAGCTGGGCGTGCTGGATGGCGAGACGGTGGTCGACGTCTCGAGCGTGGTCCAGGCGATCCCGCACGTCGGCCCGCACGGTCTGATCAACGGGCTGATCGAGCGCTTCGGCGACTACCGACCGGCCCTCGAGTCTGCCGTGCGGTCGGGCACGGGCGTGCCGATCGGCAGCGTGCGCATTCGGCCTCCGCTGCCCAAGCCCTACAACGTCGTCTGCATGGCCGTGAATTACATGGAGGACGGGACGCGCGATGCGCCGGCGCCCATCAACGCCTTTCTCAAAACGCCGAACGCCATCATCGGGGACGGGGACACGATGGTCCTTCCGGACGTCCCCGCGACCATCTTCGAAGGCGAGGCCGAGATCGCCCTCGTCATCGGAAGGCGGGCCTCCCAGGTGCCGGCGAGCGATGCGATGGGCTACATCTTCGGCTACTTCAACTTCGTGGACGGGTCGGCGCGCGGGCTGCCTCCCGAAGGAAACACGTTCTACCTGATGAAGTCCCGCGACACCTTCGCGCCCATTGGGCCGTACCTGGTGACCGCGGACGAGATCGCCGACCCGCACGCCCTGCAGGTTCGTCTCTGGAACAACGGCGTTCTGATGCAGGACTACAACACGAGCGACATGGCCCACAAGATTCCCCGCTGCATCGAGTGGATCACCCACACGCACACCCTCGAACCGGGAGATGTGATCTCCCTCGGGACGAACCACCGTGGCCTGAATCCATTCATGGATGGAGACGTGGTGGAGGTCGAGACGGAGGGCCTTGGCCGCCTGCATTTCCGCATCCGCGACGATCTCGAGCGGACGTGGGCGCGAGAGACGCGCCTCCAGCGCCAGGAAAAGGGGCTCAAGGGCACAACGCCGCAGCTTACCGGTAAGTACGCGGCGAGCTGA
- a CDS encoding zinc ribbon domain-containing protein, with product MSEGPEYRKPLPTPSAVSQPFWDAAREHRLVYQRCRVCGTRVFYPRDICPG from the coding sequence ATGAGCGAGGGCCCCGAGTACCGGAAGCCGCTGCCGACGCCGAGCGCGGTGAGTCAGCCGTTCTGGGACGCAGCCCGCGAGCACCGGCTCGTCTACCAGCGTTGCCGCGTCTGTGGCACGCGTGTCTTCTATCCGCGGGACATCTGCCCTGGC